In Euphorbia lathyris chromosome 10, ddEupLath1.1, whole genome shotgun sequence, a single genomic region encodes these proteins:
- the LOC136208239 gene encoding UPF0548 protein At2g17695-like has translation MVFMCWARPSPEEQKNCLIKSSDFNYDTKYKGATAKSASSLKEDHQLAKDGFSLNHARVLVGSGLQAFEKGKSALQTWRHFGLNWAYVDPKTPIQSGQKFCVCVKEFLPWVMMPLQVVYVQESHNKKKAMASFCFGGGTLQGHLLAGEERFSIEMDEKKQVWYEIVSISKPAHFLSFIGYPYVQFRQKVFAHQSTNAVFKHVNAS, from the exons ATGGTTTTCATGTGCTGGGCTCGTCCTTCGCCTGAAGAACAGAAGAATTGTTTAATAAA GTCATCTGATTTCAATTATGATACAAAGTATAAAGGAGCTACTGCTAAATCTGCATCTTCTCTGAAAGAAGATCATCAGCTCGCCAAAGATGGTTTCTCACTAAACCATGCTCGTGTTTTAGTCGGTTCTGGTCTTCAGGCTTTTGAAAAGGGCAAATCAGCTCTTCAAACTTGGAG GCATTTTGGATTGAATTGGGCATATGTTGACCCCAAAACTCCGATACAAAGTGGTCAAAAGTTTTGTGTTTGCGTAAAGGAGTTCCTGCCATGGGTGATGATGCCTCTTCAGGTAGTTTATGTTCAAGAAAGTCATAATAAGAAAAAGGCTATGGCTTCCTTTTGTTTTGGTGGTGGCACTCTTCAAGGTCATTTGCTG GCGGGGGAAGAGCGATTTTCAATTGAAATGGATGAGAAGAAGCAAGTATGGTATGAGATAGTTTCCATCTCAAAACCTGCACATTTTCTGTCATTTATAGGGTATCCATATGTTCAATTCAGGCAAAAGGTTTTTGCTCATCAATCTACTAATGCAGTTTTTAAACATGTTAATGCATCCTAA
- the LOC136208237 gene encoding putative F-box protein At1g65770, which translates to MSELVHQWAYLPKELVENIAERLKSPIDILRLRAVCTLWRSSATLPSFDEPIPRLILNLPVPLHADSTLSKTSIGRIELTNRNPNSSSQQTKGWLTEIRQTKTGKLQLLHPISGTQIRYSSIPLISSSDLHFVQLYEAFKLELANPDRIPLFGVHKVVPFPNDVALLAIFVPGGKLGYWKYEDKNWKFLDHNNIDYDDIIEFKGQVYVVNRFGTIFWVNPLSLSLIQYSPVLVNGGGGRKSLVESCGDLYLVDRYLDRKRNNNFEDFLIRFRNSSPLGRTRRKNRPKAIDFKVYKLDEEIGRWLDVKCLGDKIFVLNMDCSFSISSSEFVGGKGNCIYFSDDDEVGLIGDLVGVRVFLMEDGSIKKVKLFPEYSKIFLSPNIGLQ; encoded by the coding sequence ATGAGCGAATTGGTGCATCAATGGGCTTATCTTCCTAAGGAGCTCGTCGAAAATATCGCCGAACGCCTCAAGTCCCCCATAGACATTCTCCGGCTGCGCGCAGTCTGCACTTTATGGCGATCCTCCGCAACATTGCCTTCATTTGATGAACCAATTCCTCGTCTCATCCTCAATCTTCCTGTCCCCCTCCATGCAGATTCCACTCTCTCAAAAACCTCGATAGGTCGAATTGAACTCACCAATCGGAATCCTAATTCTTCTTCGCAGCAAACAAAGGGCTGGTTGACCGAAATTCGACAGACTAAAACGGGGAAACTGCAGCTCTTACATCCAATTTCAGGCACTCAAATCAGGTATTCTTCAATTCCTTTGATCTCATCATCGGATCTTCATTTTGTTCAGTTATACGAAGCATTTAAGCTTGAATTAGCGAATCCAGATAGAATCCCCCTTTTTGGAGTACATAAGGTCGTCCCGTTCCCAAACGATGTTGCTTTACTAGCAATTTTTGTTCCAGGAGGAAAATTAGGTTACTGGAAATATGAGGATAAGAATTGGAAGTTTTTGGATCACAATAACATAGATTACGATGATATTATTGAATTTAAAGGTCAAGTATACGTTGTGAATAGATTTGGTACTATCTTCTGGGTTAATCCTTTATCCTTAAGTCTGATTCAATATTCACCTGTGCTTGTTAATGGTGGCGGCGGCCGGAAGTCTTTGGTAGAATCATGTGGTGATCTATACTTAGTTGATAGGTATCTTGATAGGAAAAGAAACAACAATTTTGAGGATTTTTTAATAAGGTTTAGAAATTCTTCACCTCTAGGACGTACTCGACGGAAAAACAGACCTAAGGCAATTGATTTCAAAGTGTACAAGTTAGATGAAGAGATTGGGAGATGGTTGGATGTGAAATGTTTAGGTGATAAAATCTTTGTGCTGAATATGGATTGTTCTTTCTCCATATCATCTTCTGAGTTTGTTGGTGGAAAAGGGAATTGTATTTACTTCAGTGATGATGATGAAGTAGGATTAATTGGTGATCTAGTTGGAGTTCGAGTTTTCCTGATGGAGGATGGTAGCATTAAGAAAGTAAAACTGTTTCCTGAGTATTCTAAGATATTCTTGTCACCCAATATTGGATTGCAATAA